ttaagtagttgtaagttctaggggactgatgacctcggctgttgagtcccatagtgctcagagccattttttcaacaacccttcttgaaaactgggatgacccgTACTGTTTTCGGACCATTAGGAAAGTTACGCTCCTCCAGAGACTCAAGTAATTCGCTGCTAGAAGAGGGACAAGTTCTTTCACAAGCTTTGTCCATAATCGATATGGTATCCCGTCTGGTACACCGGGCGTTTCTCTATGAGCGATCtcggttgcttttctatcccttgctgatttatctgtcatttagtctctgttgatccatcatggacagAGGTCATCAGCTGGTCAActaattatcaatgaaattcgccaaaagCCGTGTAATtgacatgttattttattttatcttatgaaatttcaatcaccatttttctactccgattacgaaaacattctgttggcacacacctacttagggagaaatgatcatcacgataaaataagagaaatcagggtttgcacagaaaaatttgagaGGTTCCGTGCCCTTTTGTGCATGTCGccactcattttcatcaattttattaatgttctatgtcatagcACGGTAGTAATAGACCGAATAACGCTATTGTAATgcgagtatttgtactgagagctcaaaaaatacttatcactcgattcctaaacatgttgttttacttccctgggtggcctgtgcgaggcgagcattgGGGGACGCCGCTCACTGCGTTTCCGGTCGGGGGCTGCACTTCCCTCAATTCTGAGGGGTTCGttcaataggcttaagcgcctggcggaacgacttacgtcggtcgagtttcgcctattgtatgcacggCGAAACGACCTGCGTGACGTCTGGTTGTCgcagcagtttatgtgtttaccgttccggcgcctCTGGAACTAAGAtttctggcaccgactgactgcattgtcctcttgatttggAGATAACTTGTGGACTGTGCCTTGCTGAGTGCGACTGTCTGcaaccggatggccggtggtctaggcaggttgttttcgtagccaatCAGtgtcctcagctgaatagcagaggcatgattggtcaacttaaactggggctagttgacgtcataaagccctgattgaaattggagggaacggtggccaggggttgacacagagtcgcTGCACGGCGGAAGTCGGCGCCTACagcatcaggacgctgcctacagacgacgtgctgcagatttctgtactggtacagtattttgcggctccttcATTGCAGGACCTtattaattttatactgaatccctcagcagcaagcGCGCTCGCTTTGCCACAAGTCCacgttgcttgtttctccatgtgatcacatttgagctctcactactaattgcgatactgctatatagtcgggggattaatatttgattcattgggacctccagtcattatcgtcattcTATCgcgtcacagagagtaggagcaccttgttctcgagccaactcttattctcataatatttcagtataccctgtcCTTTAAcccactgtttgtgtcgataatcatgtacaTTTATGTTATGATGtgcaataaatctcattgtaatgttTAATCCGCATGTCATTTCGTAGATAtacgcagaatcccatttcctgtagacttagagaaagcttttgacaatggtgactggaatactgtctttcaaattctgaaggtggcaggggtaaaatacagagagcgaaaggctaattacaatttgtacagaaagcagatcgcagttataagagtcgagggacatgaaagggaagcagtggttgggaagggagtgagacagggttgtagcctctccccgatgttattcaatctgtatattgaacaagcagtgaaggaaacaaaagaaaaatccggagtaggtattaaagtccatggagaagaaataaaaactttgaggttcgccgatgacattgtaattctgtcagagacagcaaaggacttggaaaagcagttgaacggaacggacagtgttttgaaatgagggtataagatgaacgtgaacaaaagcaaaacgaggataatggaatgtagtcgagttaagtctggcgatgctgaggtaattagattagaatatgagacccttaaagtagtaaaggagttttgctattcggggagcaaaataactgatgatggtagaagtagagagggtataaaatgtaggctagcaatggcaaggaaagcatttctgaagaagagaaatttgttaatgtccaacatagatttaagtgtcaggaagtcgtttctgaaagtatttgtatggagtgtagccatgtatggaagtgaaacgtggacgataaatagcttagacaagaagagaatagaaactttcgaaatgtggtgctacagaagaatgctgttgattaagtggatagatcacataactaaagaggaggtattgaatagaattcagaaggatgcaggctgcagtaggtactgggagatgaagaatcttgcacaggatagagtagcatgtagagctgcatcaaaccagtctcatgactgaagaccacaacaacaacatttcctgtTCTTTATTACGGTAAAGCTCTCCTttttttctgagtagattacgatttttattaaattattgtgagtgtgcactctttattttaccaactagcagagtCCACCATAattttcttccgttaccgttgcGCAAATAACCAATTAGGTGGTATGTAAGGAGGGGTCGACTGCATGTCCACTTCTCATgtgaaattcgtctgaattaaagaggtacaaactgttctccaccccggcacctcgcaaattTACGAGCTCGTTTTACCCgatcgccattcgagagtggaacggtagagagacagcttgaaggtggttcattgaacactgtcaggcactttattgtgaatagcagagtaatcacgtagatgtatttTCTACCAGTTTCGGCTTTCCTCTATTGCTATCTTCAGGGCCCACGTGCATCTCTCAAACATACACGATATtgtcatacagtgccatatattTCTGGATGACTTGATTGCAAtctagtcttcgaatgaagcacttgggGTACGGTTTAGAATTCACGAAATCCGGGAATATGTGGCGCTGTATGACAACATCGTTTATTTCTGAGAGATGCGtacggggcctgaagatgacatagtggAATGCCTAAACTGGtcgtcaaaataaaatgaaataatacctCAATTACATGgatgttggcgaatttcattgataaatatatgtcATTTTGTCGTTCGTGTGACTTTTTAAAGGAGGAATTGTGCGATCTTCCTTtgtaaaacagctttgggaaaTGACGTTTATTAGTTTTGCCTTTAGTGTGTCATCCCCCGTTTCAATGCCATTATGATTACTGACTGTCTTGAGAGATGGTTCGGTACGGTTACTGACTTAACATAAGACGAAAACTTCTTAGCATTTTTTATCAATTCGGTACATAGGAGTTtgttttcgaattcgttgaacgcttccCGCAAGGCCTCTCTTACGATAATTTTGGCTTTTGGTTTCTTTTCAGTTTCACCTTGATTTGTTGCTCTTTCAAAGCTTCTCGGGCGGTAGCGAAGACACTCACTTCCCGTCGCGTCTGATACGCTGTGCGGGAAGCCGTGGATGACGAAAGGAGAGCTCCGCGCGTGGCGTTCCTTCTGCTCGGCAGCCACTTGCCGTCAAAGTGTGGGACGATAGTAAAACTGGAGCGGCCTCGCTAGCTCCGTGTCTCGTGAAGGGCGGCGGGCGCCGAATTTTACAGTGGCGCCGAATTTTACTGTGTTGCTctggccgggagggggggggggggggggggggggggaatggtcgGGTCTGCGACCTCGCAGTAGCTTTTTATGGCGTCGCGCGCCCAACTGGTCTACCGTCGCGTCTGTGAGGGCTACACCAAAAGGCGAACTGAACTGCGCAGTGTGACAGCCGGTCCGAGGCGCAGACAACACAGTGGTCGCAATGAGCGATCTCTTGCCGGCGAGGTCGAGCTAAGACAGCGAGCATCGCACACCAGATTTCATTTCGAAAGCTATATTCCGACAAAATTATGTACTGAGTTGGTTGTgtcgtgttgttgtttggaaagagtcgTTTCtttaacttacactactggccattacaattgctacatcaagaagaaatgcagatgataaacgggtattcattggacaaatatattatactagaactgacatgtgactacattttcaggcaatttggatgcacataacctgagaaatcagtacccacaacaaccacctctgaccgtaataacggccttgatacacctgggcattgagtcatacggagtttggatggcatgtacaggtacagctgtccatgcagcttcaacacgataccacagttcatcaagagtagtgactggcgtattgtgacgagccagttgctcggccgccattgaccggacgttttcaattggtgagagatctggagaatgtgttgaccagggcaccagtcgaacattttctgtatccagaaaggcccctacaggacctgcaacatgcggtcgtgcattatcctgctgaaatgtagggtttagcagggatcgaatgaagggcagagccacgggtcgtaacacatctgaaatgtaacgttcactgttcaaagtgccgtcagtgcgaataacaggtgactgagacgtgtaaccagtggcacccagtaccatcacgccgggtgattgcgCTGACGGAGTATTGcgctgacgaatagacgcttccaatgtgcgtttaccacgatgtcgccaaacacggatgcgaccatcataatgctgtaaagagaacctggattcatccgaaaaaatgacgttttaccattcgtgtacctaggttcgtcgttgagtacaccatcgcaggcgctcctgtctgtgatgcagcgtcaagcgtaaccgcaaccatggtctccaaactgatagtccatgctgctgtaaacgtcgccgaactgttcgtgcagatggttaatgTCTTGCAAAATTCCAaatttgttgactcaggaatcgagacgtggctacacgatccgctacagccatgcggatgagatgcctgtcatctcgactgctagtgatacgaggccgttgggatccagcacggcgttccgtgaacccaccgattccatattctgctaacagttgttggatctcgaccaacgcgagcagcaatgtcgcgatatgataaatcccgcagtctcgataggctacaatccgacctttatcaaaatcggaaacgtggtggtacgcatttttcctccttacacgaggcatcacaactacgtttcaccaggcaacgccggtcaactgctgttgatgagtaatcggttggaaactttccatgtcagcacgttgtagttgtcgccagctgcggcaagcttgtgtgaatgctctgaagagctaatcatttgcatatcacagcatcttcttcatgtcgattaaatttcgcgtctgtagcacgtgatcttcgtggtgtagcaatttaaatggcggccagtagtgtaatctgtTTCTCTTGACTTTGCTGTGGTGTCAAGATTATATTTTTCGTTAGAAGATGTACATTTTTTCGATGGCAGTCGTTATACCAACATTTCAAACACAAATGTTTCTTGCGCTATGAACAAAATAACGCGTATGATGATTTAAATGAGAGCTGGGATTATGAGTAAAATGAAATtcgagcaaaatgagaaatataaataattaatacaatgACATGGAAGCAATTAAATCAGggttaataaataacaataatcaaaatgACATGAACAAGGATTCCAAATCCAAAAAGACTTTCACGTAGGAAAACGAGAGGAAATAACGTATTTCATTCGATAACTAATACGGTGTTGAAATCAaattcatttcgataaagatttaaaagtaAAAAGGTtatatttaaatcaattaattgcataaaaataatgatcaagatcatttctataaagatttaaaaataaaaatattcgatgTACCTGACGAGGTTCAAACCGaaaagtttttgcatggaaggtccGTACCTtaaccatcttttttttaaatttcgttttgttcattgcatttgttcggggcggatgtcTCATGACACCTGTTGAACTTCATCGTTGATCCCGTCACTcacttttattgcagagggcagccaaccctcttgccgaacacgctgagctgtcgTGCCAGCAACCCAACCATTAAGCTGTGCAACCAGCCTGTAAAACTTTACTATTTTTAAAGCTATACCGCGTCAGAGAAATTCCGAGGTTTCTTTCGTTATTACCAGTAAACTAgggtcctatacgcggtctcctttacagatgtaccacagatttgttaccggtaggtccgaaGAACTagaagtgttgcggagatgcttcgccGTCCGCTGTGgtagatcggttctaggcgcttcagtccggaactgcgctgctgccacggttcgaatcctgcctcgtgcatggatgtgtgtaatgcctttaggtccttaggtttaagtacttctaagtctaggggactgatgacctcagatgtgcttagagccatttgaaccatttgttttggagATGGTTCgtgtactcaaatgggaatctggATTTCAGGCGATGTTCTTTCCCGGGAGCGCTACTGGAAAAAATTGAGGCTGAGTATAGAACGACTGTATTGCCGGCAAAGTAGATTTCACGTAAGGACTACGAGAATAAGATTAGGAGGTTAAGGCTTGTACGCAGgagtatagatagtcgttttttccgTCACTCTGTTTGTGAGTAGAAGAGGAAAGCAAATCACTATCATTGGTACAGGGTATCCTTCGCCACGCACTGTACGAcaccttgcggagtatgtatgtaggtataGATGAAAATGTAGAGCGCGATTATGTGGAGGTAAAAACCACCTACATGCAATAGGTGAAGGGGTGTTGGTGAAAAAGTGCTGGCAAGGAAACGTTAACACGGAACACCGCCTGTCCAAGTGGACTTCCTGCACAATGGTTGTGCTTAGCCGATTTTTTCACAGATACTACAGGCACAATGTGCTTAAATTACTTGCTATAGAAAAAGGCTGCAACAACTCGTTCGCCCGTCGGTTATGGGCGAACTTAAACTAGTTTCTACCAAACTGAGCTCACGTATCACCTGCAACctggaaaaaaaatatattattgtgtCACTGAGACCTCCCTAGCACACGAACGGTTTGGGGTGAAAAACGGGTAATATAGAAGGTCAGGGACAACTGAAGCAGTTTTGGCCAAATCTTGCATATATAACTTATTTTACTAAATTTTTATTAACCCGGTCTCTTTCCTATCTGTTGGatgcaaattttgcaattgattttaaactaacgcgCTGATGAGACAGAAACTTGAAAAGTCCAAAGTACCTCATAATTGGAtagcaatgcaatattaactctctTTCTCGTCTGGTGTCTGTAACAGGGTACTTGGTGTACTGCTGCCATTTCCCCTTTCCTTGTTCTAGTAGTGGATGGTTTGCGATGTAATAAATCATGACCAGATAGAATTTTTTCTCAGTTAACGAACCATGCAATATCACCTAAATTTCTTCCGGACTGGGATTCAATCTCGTTTGCAAGGTTTATACTGCATAACTATGGATATAATAGAGCTATCCAGTCATCCTTTACAGTCTTCCGTATGTTTGTGAAATTTTTCAGTCGACTtcgaacattttgatgagattacaacagataAATGTGATAATGTCTCGCGAAAAGGCTGTGAAGTTAAAATAAGTCAGAATAAAAATGTTTCAggatattatgccgtggtcgaatggattatacgttaaaacccaacgtttcgtccccatctgcagaaGGCATTTTCAAAGGGGGATCATAGCTACTTTGAATGCCAGACTGACACCctggctgcctacaggaaaattctgCTTCCGAGTGCATCCGCACAGTggcatgacgtcacatgttttgaattcgTAATTGGCcatcgtccgctgttgctatcacctCGTTGTGGAAGACTGGCATACATTTTCTGGAGCACcggaatccagatgtcattcaatttcacgccctcctccttctattaaaattcctggggtgttttacaaTAGGAAGGAGAAGGGCGAAAACTTGAATGACACCTCCCAAGACTATCTGTAGgtctgacagaatgtcgtctactcctggggccttgtctccacgggtctttcagtgctctgtcagactcttctcgtagtatcgtatttcccatctcgtcttcatctacgtcctctaccATTCCTACAGTATTGCCTGGAAGTTGAATGTACAGACCGACtattactccttccacttttcagctttaccttcatttcttaggactggttttcccatATGAGCTTTCGATAGTCATAcaactgcttttcttttctccaaaagcctccTTAATTTTTTTTGAGACGGTGTCTATCTTTCTCCCAGTCAGATATACtcctaaatctttacatttgtcctataaCCATTGCCcccaagccattttgcacttactgtcgatctcgttttttagtcttttggttttcttttgcctgcttcatttgctgcatttgtatattttctcctttcatcagttaatttcattACCTCCTGTGTAATTACTACTCATCAGCTATCTTTCTTGCCATTATCAATAAGTGACAAGTAAAGTGAACATTATAAGACTTCATAACCTTAAACATCAAAGATGGTAGTCTGATGTGTATTTTTTCATCTGTGTGTTTTATTTGCCGACGTTTCAACGTACAAAGCAGTATTGTAGTATCCGATACACGGCCAAACAGTATTTTAGTATACGATACAAAGCCCATTACTATACAAAATAGTACTGTAATATCTGATACATACCAAAATCAGTATTTTACTATGCGATACAAGGACTTTTGAGTTACAACCATAAGGGAAAGTTCTACGAGAGAAGGTGGGATCCTTTAGCGACGTAGGCCCTATATGATTCCACCCAGTGTGAAGACTTGCCGGATTTCTGAGAGAAGACGGCCGCCGCTGTTGCAGGTCTTGTAACAATGGCGCCGCTGACGCTGCTATGGCTGACGGCACTGTCCGCCGGTCTGGTGGCCGGgcagccgacgccgcccccgccgccctcgCCACCCCCGCCGCCGTCGCTGCGGCCACTGGCGTTGCTGCTGCagccgccgcccgccgccgccaACCTCATCCCCGGCGGCAGGTACGCCGCCTCCCGCCCCGGACTCAGCGTCGGCGCCCACGGCAACAACGGCCGCAGCCACGATAAGCCCGCGGCCTTCTCAGGTGAGCGGACTGCCTCCTCCACCCAGTACGGGGACTGGCTCAAGCCTCGCTTGGACTGGACCGAGCACGAGAAAGGCTAGCATTCTGTCTCGTGTAAATGATACGGGAGTGCGAGCGAACTGTGTTTAGTCATGCTCTGTTAGTTGCTagttttcactcgtgttcctctcgcTGTCGGGCTTTTAGCATACCACCTCGGCGCCAGCAGTCATAAAAACTTTTCTCTGCTCTCGTGACATGAGTTGAGTGATCGATGGGATGATGTTTAGAGAATGTCATGTTACTGATAGAAGAATGCAGATACGATTGCACAAATgtcaaaagaaaaaatatatgaagAAATATATACCAACTAGCCTCTTACCTGTGGCTTTGCCTGCCTATGCCTATGGCACACATCACCTGTTCCCATCCCTCCCTGTCCACCTCTATCTGCTCATCTCCTCCTTTGCCTCTCTGTCTATTTTTTTGTGCCTCCTTTCTCACTCTATTTTGTTGTTCCCCCTaaatttatccatctcctcctccttctcttttgCTCTACTTAGCCACACCCATTCGCACATATAGCCTCTGGAATGCATCACAATAGTATCCGCACAACAAACCTGTATATAGTCCAGCTTAGCTGTCAGGGGCTACCAAACCTGCTCACCTCTGTCCCATATCTATGGGAGCTAGGTGGTTCTTACACCTGCAGTTCTAGCTTCCCAGACAATAACTAGTATgtgtacacaacacacacacacacacacacacacacacacacacacacacacacacactgaccttTTCCACACGACTTCAACTGATCAAGCATTTGACACTTATATCAAACACATCTCTTTCCACCTTCTTGCTCTCTACCTCCATCTGTGTGTCCACAACATCTTCCCtcctctgtctacctcctcctcccctgTCAATCTGGCTCTTCATAACATACTCCCCCTCTCCCCACCTAatcttcctccctctccctctgtccacatcctcctccCTCTCTTCCCTTTCCCACCTACCTGCCTCACGCAatcccttcctcccctctctctatccttCCCCTAACTCTGTTTATAACATCCTCTGTCCATCTCAACCTGTCCCCAGCAACACCCTTTGACACATGTAGCCCCTGCAGTACAGTTCAATAGAGCAGGTCGCTACTACTTCACAACATGAATGTCATACAGGGAAGGGTACAAATCAGGGGCCTGAAATTCATTTCTTTGCCCCTGACATACTGACCACCACCAGAAACAGGGtgatactactccaacacaatATGCATGTCATGCATACAGTCTAGCCTACATGTGAGGGACTGGCAAACTGTTTCTTTGCCCCTCATATGTAGATTGCCCTGCAAAGCAAATTGATTGGGCAGGCCGATACTGCTCCCACACAGCATGTCTGTCAAGCAGTATCTCCACTTTTGTTGGAGCTAGGAGGTTGTAAGTGCTAATAACCATGGGACCTGctatttctgtgccaaatttgattGAAGTCGATCCAGGGGTTTTAGAGGAGatcccagacatacacacatatatacactttgctttatatttaaaagtgatgaaaatgtggaataaaactaaaaaaaatatgaaaGACCTGGTTATTCTTGTTGCTTATGTTCGTGGTAGCTGATATTGTACTGTTATCATAGGGATTTTTGATGACAAGTAAAATTAGTTTACCTGGTATGTAGTCCCCTATACAGCAGTTTTTATTAACACAAACCAGTTTATTAAGTAGCTTATGCCATTCCCTTAATTATATTTTATTCACAACATGTTTCTTATATGTACCTTAATAAAATCACTGAACTGCTTTGCAGCCATCAGAAACTATCTGAGACCCAGCTGCTATTCAGATCGGAAAACATCACCAATGTATACGTCTCAGGATGGTAATGACCAGAGTGTAAATACTAGCCTTCCTTCTGGTTAGGTTGCTGGTCGGTAATTAATGTTCTGTTAGGTGTGCCCAAATGAAAATGACATTTCAGTTGTATGTTAAGAAATTTTAATATCAAAATAACAATTCCAGTAAGTAGGAAGTGAGTGGAGGGCTTCGTTGTACAAACTCCAGAGTTACTGATGGATCTAGTTGCCCGCGGTTTCCTGGACATCCGCGTCACCCTCTTGACGTTTTAGAGACTGTTTTCAGGGGCCGAAGATGTGCGAATCACCTGGGGAGGTatcagggctgtacggaggatgttacagtggcggcaggaagggcattcggccaccctctgcatccaacactgccaaatccgtaataacacgCCTGACCCCGCGTTGGCGTGGGACAAGGCCCAAACAAAGATAGAAAAAGGAGGATTTTCCAGGTGGTCCGGAAATTTCTGAAGGAGCTTTATGATATCGTCTACACTTCTGGCCTCATAACGCTGACACCATAGGAATGTTGTGAACCATGCAAGACAGTTCTCTCCATACACCTCTTTCACCTTACGACAAATTTGTGAAGCGTGCTCGCTCCTGCTAGAAGAAATTGGCTAACCGCTCCTTGTGCTGATTTGGAGGAATCCATCGTGCAACGAACGGTGGCAAAAACTCTCCAGAAATGAGAAAATCGCTGGGAAGCCGTTAACTCTGCTTGTGCAACTGGGAATACCGTCACACCGTCTCACGGTAAACAAGTTCAACTACTGTGATTACGTACAACGCCGCTACTGTGAAGGTCTGCTTTTCAGTGGGGCATAacttgtggttttgaattttctcGACTGTAATAACGAGCCAAGGGAATGCTAGTGTGCAAAGGTTTGGAATAATGCTAAGGAAAGTTGGAGTTGCGATTTATGCTCTACTTCCACGTATTTCACGTTTATGTACGAACTGAGACACCTCACCTCTTCTTTTCTCATGCCATGTTTTTTGCTTCACCAAAAACACTGCGTCCGCCATGCAAAATGTTCCTCTGTGAGTGTCAAAGCTTTACATGGTATCTCTAGGAGTATAGTGATGCCTAGTGTTAAGCCAGAAGAAAAGCAGCAACGCAGCGTTCGAATGCCATGTCCGTTATACCGTGGTCTCCTCCAACCCACCTAGTGTAAACACTTGTTTACAGATACAAGCGAATTGTAGTCAACAGTGGTGAGTTGTGTACAAATGCTCGTTCGCTAGCTTTTACATACGAGGGCTgtacggaaagtaaggtccgattggtcgtTAAATTgtaaccatagtgaaaatcaacaattttttattcgcaacagttagccgtACCTTCCAACTACCTCTATAAATAGTCGCCCCTCCGACTTAGCCATTTGTTGTGGCGTTGTACAAACGTTCCAGTACctttgtcacagaaagcagccgcctgtgattttcgccaattctctacgcctgtctgcctttcgttgtttgctccaaaacgttgtcttcatagccaggggttcatgtgagcagagatgagcaaCGGAGAGAGCAAATTAAGGGCTGTCCtctgggcgatcaaacacttcgcatcgaaaacgctgcaggagcgtcttcattgcccctgcagagtgcggctgaaaatcgtcttgaagaaagaaactcaTGACAtttatgttgtgtgggctgcatagcttcaggcaaaatctctcaccagatccgccTACCTagtgggagacactgttgttttagtcaTTTCTacatgatcactttgcgctctgaactgaaagaGCGTCGTGAAGCCATCGACAGGTACACTTCAGACAttgcccaacacgtctgtgcaaagtttcatcggattttcacagtggtttcattTTGCGACTAATCGGACCTTACATTCCGAATACGGCTCGTACATTCGCTCCGGTCTAAATCAGCTTTTAGTTATCTGTGGCAATCCGCGGTAATATTTCCTTGTATATCCGCAGTTGTACCAGCAATTACTTTTTGGTTAAAAGTGGCAGGACAGCGTCAATATTACTGTTTTTTGTCTGTTTCCATTTACAAATGGACTGTTATAAGTCTCTACACTACTATTAGTATCCACGACTGAATGGCGCTGTGTCCCCTTTCAGGTAACTGGCCGTTCGTGTTTCCGTCTTCCGGAAAGGCTGCGACGAAGACGATGACGCCGCCGACGACGAGCACACCTCCAGCGGCTACTAAGAGCACTACCAAGGACGCACCTCCGGCGCCTTCGGAGACTATTTTGCCGCTGC
The Schistocerca gregaria isolate iqSchGreg1 chromosome 1, iqSchGreg1.2, whole genome shotgun sequence genome window above contains:
- the LOC126281897 gene encoding uncharacterized protein LOC126281897: MAPLTLLWLTALSAGLVAGQPTPPPPPSPPPPPSLRPLALLLQPPPAAANLIPGGRYAASRPGLSVGAHGNNGRSHDKPAAFSGNWPFVFPSSGKAATKTMTPPTTSTPPAATKSTTKDAPPAPSETILPLRPEPAPDRAADIAAVDGFSQVFGRGNSVLDEPQMSRCVWAIVTCCSPNSKAVRYGCFEQSGCHGAFWDTSPCERHITSSALEAALHFYL